A window from Leptothermofonsia sichuanensis E412 encodes these proteins:
- a CDS encoding GMC oxidoreductase, translated as MINHYDIIIIGTGAGGGTLTYRLAQSGKKILVLERGPFLPREKANWDTKVVFNSDRYHDAEVWYDRNGNELHPGMSYFVGGNTKVYGAALFRLREKDFEAFQHRDGISPAWPLKYKDFEPYYGQAEKLYQVHGKCGEDPTEPFRSEEFPYPAVSHEPRIEEISATLKAKGLNPYHTPVGIRLNEAQRYLSQCIRCNTCDGFPCLVQAKSDAEISAVRPVMGQDNVTLLTEARVLKLHTTPSGREVCGVEVELRDPDSGQVQVRQFAGDIVAIACGAVNTSVLLLKSANDSHPNGLANSSNLVGRHFMKHVLGSIIGVSKKPNPTLFQKTLSINDFYWGEDGYEYPMGQIQTLGKVSQEALEGNAAAYAPLTPEQVATHSIDWWLTVEDLPDPNNQVRVRGDRIILDYTENNSESYDRLEQRWIEILKSIECGQAIMPNCSYFVEAGQTYTGRLPLDGVGHQVGTCRFGEDPATSVLDLNCRTHDIDNLYVVDGSFFCSSGAVNPTLTIIANALRVGDHLIDRMK; from the coding sequence GTGATTAATCACTATGACATTATCATTATTGGCACTGGTGCAGGGGGTGGCACCCTTACCTATCGTTTAGCCCAAAGTGGTAAGAAAATTCTTGTACTGGAGCGGGGACCGTTTCTGCCCAGAGAGAAAGCCAATTGGGATACAAAAGTGGTATTCAATAGCGATCGCTACCATGATGCTGAAGTCTGGTACGACCGGAACGGCAATGAACTGCACCCGGGCATGAGCTATTTTGTCGGAGGGAACACCAAAGTCTATGGTGCCGCCTTGTTCCGGTTACGAGAAAAAGACTTTGAAGCATTTCAACACAGAGATGGAATTTCACCGGCATGGCCACTGAAGTACAAAGACTTTGAACCCTACTATGGGCAGGCAGAGAAGCTGTATCAGGTGCATGGTAAATGTGGAGAAGACCCAACGGAACCCTTCCGCAGCGAGGAGTTCCCCTATCCTGCGGTAAGTCATGAACCTCGAATTGAGGAAATCTCAGCCACTCTCAAAGCGAAAGGGTTAAACCCTTACCATACACCTGTTGGCATTCGCTTAAATGAGGCCCAACGCTATCTCAGTCAGTGTATACGGTGCAATACATGTGACGGATTTCCATGTCTGGTACAGGCCAAGTCCGATGCGGAAATCAGTGCGGTGCGACCGGTTATGGGACAGGATAATGTCACACTCCTGACCGAAGCCAGAGTCCTGAAATTACACACCACACCCTCTGGGCGTGAAGTTTGTGGCGTTGAAGTTGAACTGCGAGATCCAGACTCTGGACAGGTTCAGGTACGGCAGTTTGCAGGAGACATTGTGGCGATCGCCTGTGGCGCGGTGAATACTTCCGTTCTGTTGCTCAAGTCTGCCAATGACAGCCATCCCAACGGCTTAGCCAACAGTTCTAATCTGGTAGGACGCCATTTTATGAAGCATGTGCTGGGTTCCATTATTGGAGTCAGCAAAAAGCCCAATCCCACCCTGTTCCAGAAAACCTTATCGATCAATGATTTCTATTGGGGGGAAGATGGTTATGAATACCCAATGGGACAGATTCAAACCCTGGGCAAAGTCAGCCAGGAAGCATTAGAGGGAAACGCCGCTGCCTATGCTCCCTTAACGCCAGAGCAGGTTGCAACCCATTCGATTGATTGGTGGCTCACCGTGGAAGATTTACCCGATCCCAATAACCAGGTTCGAGTCAGGGGAGACAGGATTATTCTTGATTACACCGAAAACAATTCGGAATCCTATGATCGCCTGGAGCAACGCTGGATCGAAATTCTAAAATCGATTGAATGTGGTCAGGCAATCATGCCGAACTGTTCTTACTTTGTAGAGGCGGGTCAAACCTACACAGGAAGATTACCTCTGGATGGTGTTGGGCATCAGGTAGGTACCTGTCGTTTTGGCGAAGACCCCGCCACGTCGGTGCTGGATCTCAATTGTCGCACCCATGACATTGATAATCTCTATGTCGTCGATGGAAGTTTCTTTTGTTCCAGTGGGGCAGTCAATCCAACGCTAACCATTATTGCCAATGCTCTGCGAGTAGGAGATCATTTGATTGACCGGATGAAATAA
- a CDS encoding 2Fe-2S iron-sulfur cluster-binding protein, with amino-acid sequence MTAAATVGSVITFASAIAIGTTHSTDDSAHKAGLYSALLGTGCGALFGLMYTARGEQKKHLEAPRRELANPSTENTQWKDWRNFLVIRKVKESEEITSFYLQPEDRADIPGYQPGQFLTIKLDIPGQPRPVIRTYSLSDYPEPCNYYRLSIKREPAPKGINVPPGLASNFMHDQIHEGSTISAKPPGGKFVLDIHKSLPAVLISNGVGITPMISMAKAATRLNQNRPLWFIHGARDGRFHAFREEVLAIAQQNPNLMLHFAYSRPREEDQGHYHSTGYVDIDLIQSLVHQEAEYFLCGSPPFMDALRQGLKQAGVPESRVFFEMFTKSSQGIAEKPAVEPSNRKAGGIEVVFAQSSRTLPWQTDADNLLEFAEANDLNPPYSCRQGICGTCQCKLLAGEVTYQETPTAEVEEGSVVICISRPKSSKVVLDL; translated from the coding sequence TTGACGGCTGCCGCCACTGTTGGCTCAGTGATTACTTTTGCGTCTGCGATCGCGATCGGCACCACCCATTCCACCGATGACTCTGCCCACAAAGCTGGATTGTACTCAGCATTGCTGGGAACGGGTTGCGGCGCTTTGTTTGGACTGATGTATACCGCCAGAGGAGAACAGAAAAAACACCTTGAAGCTCCACGGAGAGAGCTGGCAAATCCATCGACTGAGAATACTCAATGGAAAGATTGGCGCAATTTTCTTGTCATTCGCAAGGTTAAAGAAAGTGAGGAAATCACATCCTTTTACTTGCAACCAGAAGACCGGGCAGACATCCCAGGTTACCAGCCCGGCCAATTTCTGACTATCAAGCTCGACATTCCTGGACAACCCAGGCCAGTCATTCGGACCTATTCTCTATCAGACTATCCTGAACCCTGCAATTACTACCGTCTATCGATCAAGCGAGAACCAGCCCCTAAAGGCATCAATGTACCACCGGGTCTTGCTTCTAACTTCATGCACGACCAGATCCATGAAGGTTCGACCATTTCAGCAAAGCCACCCGGTGGCAAATTTGTCCTGGATATTCATAAGTCCCTGCCTGCGGTATTAATCAGCAATGGGGTTGGAATTACGCCCATGATCAGCATGGCAAAAGCAGCCACCCGACTGAATCAAAATCGCCCCCTCTGGTTTATCCACGGTGCGCGAGATGGGAGGTTTCATGCCTTCCGGGAGGAGGTGCTGGCAATCGCTCAACAAAATCCTAATCTAATGCTCCATTTTGCCTATAGCCGTCCCAGAGAGGAAGATCAAGGTCACTACCACAGCACTGGCTATGTGGATATTGATTTAATTCAATCATTGGTTCATCAAGAAGCAGAGTATTTTCTGTGCGGTTCTCCACCGTTTATGGATGCCCTGCGTCAGGGGTTGAAACAAGCTGGCGTGCCTGAGAGTCGTGTCTTTTTTGAGATGTTTACGAAAAGTAGCCAGGGAATCGCTGAAAAACCAGCCGTTGAACCCTCTAATCGCAAAGCGGGAGGAATTGAAGTGGTGTTCGCTCAATCGAGCAGAACCCTTCCCTGGCAAACAGATGCAGATAACCTGTTGGAATTTGCTGAAGCCAATGATTTGAATCCTCCTTACAGTTGTCGGCAGGGGATTTGCGGCACCTGTCAGTGCAAGTTGCTGGCAGGCGAAGTGACGTACCAGGAAACACCAACCGCAGAGGTTGAAGAGGGTTCTGTGGTGATCTGTATTTCCAGACCCAAAAGCTCAAAGGTGGTGCTGGATCTTTGA
- a CDS encoding glucose 1-dehydrogenase, protein MKLAGKVALVTGSSQGIGQSIVLRLAQEGADVVINYRSHPEGAEETLEKVREIGGKCYLAECPHSRGHTIQADLGKVDMVRELVAESIGHFGKLDILVNNAGIEKHAPFWDVTEADYDAVLNVNLKGVFFATQAFVQHLLETKRPGKIINISSVHEDLPFPNFTAYCVSKGGMKMLTRNLAVELGSLGITINNVAPGAIATPINTRLLNNREKLSALLNNIPLGRLGQPQDVASLVAFLASSEADYITGSTFFVDGGLLWNYQEQ, encoded by the coding sequence ATGAAACTTGCAGGGAAGGTTGCTTTAGTGACTGGCAGCAGTCAGGGAATTGGACAGAGCATTGTATTGCGTCTGGCCCAGGAAGGGGCTGATGTGGTGATTAACTATCGCTCTCACCCAGAGGGGGCAGAGGAAACGCTGGAAAAGGTCAGGGAAATCGGTGGTAAGTGTTATTTGGCAGAATGTCCCCACTCTCGTGGTCACACAATTCAGGCAGACCTGGGCAAGGTGGATATGGTGCGCGAACTGGTTGCTGAAAGCATTGGGCATTTCGGCAAATTGGATATTCTGGTGAACAATGCTGGTATTGAGAAACATGCACCATTCTGGGATGTGACTGAAGCTGATTATGATGCGGTTCTGAATGTCAATTTGAAGGGGGTATTTTTTGCGACCCAGGCATTTGTGCAACACTTACTTGAAACGAAACGTCCTGGCAAGATTATTAATATCAGTTCAGTGCATGAGGATTTGCCCTTCCCTAATTTCACCGCCTACTGCGTCAGCAAAGGTGGAATGAAGATGTTGACCCGTAATCTGGCGGTGGAATTGGGTTCCCTGGGAATTACGATTAATAACGTTGCACCCGGAGCGATTGCAACTCCAATTAACACCAGGTTGCTAAATAACCGTGAAAAGCTGAGTGCATTGCTCAACAATATTCCTCTCGGTCGTCTGGGGCAACCCCAGGATGTGGCGTCTCTTGTCGCGTTTTTGGCGTCTTCTGAGGCGGACTACATCACGGGTAGCACTTTCTTTGTAGATGGTGGACTGCTCTGGAACTATCAGGAGCAATAG
- a CDS encoding IS1 family transposase, which yields MVLEPIHCPVCDGIEVIKHGTTPDGKQRYFCQNSGCHRRTFILQYTYQGYLPEVKQQISDMAMNGSGIRDTARVLHISPTTVIEELKKDRQLKAVNELKLAELEPAQSIVKLCQWEDTEAEADEMWSFVQSKAQQRWLWHAIDHHSGKILAYVLATHQDEAFLQLKALLEPFGIMQFYTDGWGTYERQLDPSLHTVGKQNTQKIERKHLTLRTRLKRLARKTICFSKSILMHDIVIGLFINRYEFGFAI from the coding sequence ATGGTATTAGAACCAATTCACTGCCCTGTGTGTGATGGGATTGAGGTGATCAAACACGGCACAACACCAGACGGCAAACAGCGCTACTTTTGTCAAAACTCAGGATGCCATCGGCGCACCTTTATTTTGCAATACACCTATCAAGGGTATCTGCCTGAAGTCAAGCAACAAATCAGCGATATGGCAATGAATGGGAGTGGGATTCGAGACACTGCCCGTGTCCTTCACATTAGTCCAACGACGGTGATTGAGGAATTAAAAAAAGATCGTCAACTCAAAGCCGTGAATGAACTCAAACTGGCTGAGTTGGAACCCGCTCAAAGCATCGTAAAGCTTTGCCAGTGGGAAGATACAGAGGCAGAAGCCGATGAAATGTGGAGTTTTGTCCAGTCTAAAGCCCAGCAACGTTGGTTATGGCATGCAATTGACCATCACAGTGGAAAAATATTAGCTTATGTGTTGGCGACGCATCAAGATGAAGCATTCCTCCAACTCAAAGCGTTATTAGAACCGTTTGGAATTATGCAGTTTTACACAGATGGTTGGGGAACCTATGAGCGGCAGCTTGACCCAAGTCTTCATACCGTTGGCAAACAGAACACGCAGAAGATTGAGCGTAAGCATTTGACTTTACGCACGCGCTTGAAGCGATTAGCTCGCAAAACTATTTGCTTTTCTAAGTCCATTCTGATGCATGACATTGTGATTGGGCTATTTATTAACCGTTATGAGTTTGGTTTTGCTATCTAA
- a CDS encoding DUF6841 family protein: MNHISTELKPMTIDPLILKTFLDYARAFETLVPSAVLPFYHYPAILISEQKPAKITNKIIGCVVFKIAMTKLKWRGYDHSETESLEVRQLRDDLAIVTGTVIRYKKDDSELERFDLNYTMRKVNHDWKIIIGVLLAITGD; encoded by the coding sequence ATGAATCACATTTCCACTGAACTCAAACCCATGACCATTGACCCACTTATCCTGAAAACCTTTCTAGACTATGCCAGAGCCTTTGAGACCCTTGTTCCTTCAGCCGTTCTGCCGTTTTATCACTATCCCGCTATTCTGATTTCTGAACAAAAACCAGCCAAAATTACTAATAAGATCATTGGTTGTGTAGTCTTCAAGATTGCCATGACAAAGCTGAAATGGCGTGGCTACGACCACAGCGAAACCGAATCTCTGGAGGTTAGACAACTGAGAGATGATCTCGCGATCGTCACTGGAACGGTAATTCGGTACAAAAAAGATGACTCCGAACTGGAACGCTTTGACTTAAATTACACCATGCGTAAAGTCAATCATGACTGGAAGATCATCATTGGTGTGCTGCTGGCGATTACTGGTGATTAA
- a CDS encoding alpha/beta fold hydrolase, which produces MPKIRVGDLNVNYQIQGTGEPLLLIIGLSFSLLDWGTVLPDLLAQHYKVILFDNRDAGETSRSPHPYTIAQMADDAANLLDVLGESKAHIFGVSMGGMIAQHFALNHANKLDKLILGCTAAGGTCSEFGDVSGLLTGNLLDLLFTPAFIQSHQSDLTTFLQTTSPFHSQGPALQRQFQAMSTHDTCHLLSKITAPTLVITGDRDPVIPPQNSDLLAQKIPGARQVTITNASHGFCFSHPDDTATAVINFLK; this is translated from the coding sequence ATGCCCAAAATCAGAGTTGGCGACCTCAATGTTAATTACCAGATCCAGGGCACAGGCGAACCCCTATTACTGATCATTGGTCTCAGTTTCAGTCTGCTGGATTGGGGAACGGTCTTGCCTGACCTGCTTGCTCAACACTACAAAGTGATTCTATTTGACAACCGGGATGCAGGAGAAACCAGTCGATCGCCCCATCCCTACACGATTGCCCAAATGGCGGATGATGCCGCCAATCTCCTCGATGTTTTGGGCGAATCCAAAGCGCACATTTTTGGTGTCAGCATGGGCGGCATGATTGCCCAACACTTTGCCCTCAACCATGCGAACAAACTCGACAAATTGATTCTCGGTTGCACGGCAGCAGGCGGCACCTGTAGCGAGTTTGGTGATGTCAGTGGATTATTGACAGGCAATCTCCTTGATCTGCTGTTCACACCAGCGTTTATCCAAAGTCATCAATCCGATTTGACAACCTTTCTCCAAACAACTTCACCCTTCCATAGCCAGGGACCTGCTTTACAGCGGCAGTTCCAGGCAATGAGCACCCACGACACCTGTCATCTGCTGAGCAAAATTACAGCACCCACACTGGTCATTACTGGCGATCGCGATCCAGTCATTCCCCCACAAAATAGCGATCTGCTGGCTCAAAAAATTCCGGGTGCCCGGCAGGTAACGATCACAAATGCCAGTCACGGTTTTTGTTTTAGTCACCCTGATGATACGGCTACTGCTGTAATAAACTTCCTCAAATGA
- a CDS encoding M23 family metallopeptidase yields MAAVTITSPKDGEEFKSNTPITVTGTAVSEVNMVALYSPFGGTSFLLAKVPVTNGKWTAQVTFNTGGQRRIIADGLDISDHSRDFDPDEVSILIETGFTKPVKVGLVTSQFGPRGGRIHKGIDIAHTKGTPVFAVADGKVTYVGRGCVEGDDACEGGFGNNIDITHSALGLVSLYAHLQTVEVVLNQSVSKGQRIGTMGNTGRSTGPHLHFEIRRSGVPLNPEDFIKPIV; encoded by the coding sequence ATGGCAGCAGTTACAATTACAAGCCCGAAAGACGGTGAAGAATTTAAGTCAAATACTCCAATTACTGTCACTGGAACAGCCGTGAGCGAAGTAAATATGGTAGCTCTGTATAGCCCATTTGGAGGAACAAGTTTCCTTTTAGCCAAAGTACCCGTAACCAATGGTAAGTGGACTGCTCAAGTCACCTTCAATACAGGCGGACAACGCAGAATCATTGCTGATGGATTGGATATCAGCGATCACTCCCGTGACTTTGACCCAGATGAAGTTTCAATCCTGATTGAAACAGGCTTTACTAAGCCGGTCAAAGTCGGGCTTGTAACCAGTCAGTTTGGTCCACGTGGTGGCAGGATTCACAAAGGTATAGATATCGCCCATACAAAAGGAACCCCTGTTTTTGCAGTTGCTGACGGTAAGGTAACCTATGTGGGCAGAGGGTGTGTCGAGGGTGATGATGCTTGTGAGGGAGGCTTTGGTAACAACATCGATATTACCCATTCTGCTCTTGGCTTAGTCAGTCTTTATGCACACTTACAAACTGTCGAGGTGGTTCTAAATCAATCGGTTTCTAAAGGTCAGCGCATTGGCACAATGGGAAATACAGGGAGATCAACAGGTCCACATCTCCATTTTGAGATTAGAAGAAGTGGTGTTCCTCTCAATCCAGAAGATTTCATTAAGCCGATTGTTTAA
- a CDS encoding DUF433 domain-containing protein, producing the protein MPNNTSIISASPDVMGGTPVFAGTRVLVQTLLDYLKAGESIDDFLDGFPTVTREQVIAFLEEAGRNLVNLVA; encoded by the coding sequence ATGCCTAACAACACTTCAATTATCAGCGCATCTCCTGACGTTATGGGCGGTACTCCAGTTTTTGCTGGAACGAGAGTTCTTGTGCAGACACTTTTAGACTATCTGAAGGCAGGAGAATCAATCGACGATTTCTTAGATGGATTCCCAACTGTAACTCGAGAACAGGTTATTGCTTTCCTGGAAGAGGCAGGAAGAAACCTTGTCAACTTGGTGGCATAG
- a CDS encoding N-acetylmuramoyl-L-alanine amidase, with product MFVWDDFVQALKQTGIEFEHLKVIQLAQAILESGRGKSDLFKLHGNPYGMKFRREMRAIADQVTYTDSAGETDIYCKFDDVEEAVKGYWVFIDRPVYSGWRTSNKTPEDYIKFIAYAGYIGGPFDGSDDDRQSKDAYVKKILDLVPEAETLLGMSSPDGTLTARKTWKAGGVLLEVGHGSNPGGFEPGAVVGRIREYDLNKIAAQEAQTVILAAGVPCTITDFGGTTARNDLYEIGKTAAGFDVFCSIHHNTANGSAQGAEVLIHNSKGDAADLALAQSMSAEIAAELGIRDRIAGGRDPRLALGVLSGAEDTNVRVSVLAELYFMDAPVANHKDWSERGGKAVGRAILKWLAANP from the coding sequence ATGTTTGTTTGGGATGATTTTGTTCAAGCTTTGAAACAGACAGGCATTGAGTTTGAGCATTTGAAAGTTATTCAATTAGCACAAGCAATTCTGGAATCTGGACGAGGGAAATCAGATCTCTTCAAGTTACATGGTAATCCCTATGGCATGAAGTTTCGGAGGGAAATGAGAGCAATTGCTGATCAGGTTACTTATACTGACAGTGCTGGAGAAACAGACATCTACTGCAAGTTTGATGATGTCGAGGAAGCAGTCAAGGGATATTGGGTGTTTATTGATCGCCCAGTCTACTCCGGTTGGAGAACCAGCAATAAGACACCTGAAGATTACATCAAGTTCATCGCTTACGCCGGATACATTGGTGGACCGTTTGATGGTTCTGATGATGATCGCCAGAGCAAAGACGCTTACGTTAAAAAGATTCTTGATCTTGTACCAGAGGCTGAGACTCTTTTGGGGATGTCTTCTCCGGATGGCACTTTAACTGCCCGTAAAACCTGGAAGGCCGGGGGAGTGCTTCTAGAAGTTGGGCATGGTTCTAATCCAGGTGGTTTTGAGCCAGGAGCAGTTGTTGGTCGCATACGTGAGTACGACCTTAACAAAATTGCAGCTCAAGAAGCTCAGACCGTAATTCTTGCAGCAGGAGTGCCCTGTACCATTACTGATTTTGGCGGGACTACTGCTAGAAACGATTTGTACGAAATTGGCAAAACGGCTGCGGGTTTTGATGTGTTTTGTTCTATCCATCACAATACGGCAAATGGTTCAGCTCAAGGTGCTGAAGTGCTAATTCACAATAGCAAGGGAGACGCAGCTGACCTGGCTCTGGCACAGTCAATGAGTGCTGAAATTGCCGCAGAACTTGGAATTCGCGATCGCATTGCTGGAGGACGAGATCCACGCCTGGCTTTGGGCGTTTTAAGCGGAGCGGAAGATACCAACGTTCGTGTTTCGGTACTTGCAGAACTCTACTTTATGGATGCACCAGTCGCCAATCATAAAGACTGGAGTGAACGTGGCGGAAAAGCAGTTGGGCGTGCCATTTTGAAGTGGCTTGCAGCTAACCCATAG